The Panicum hallii strain FIL2 chromosome 5, PHallii_v3.1, whole genome shotgun sequence genome contains the following window.
CAGAACTTGGCGATGATCAAGATGGACACAGCGAAGAACCAGGAGCAGGTGCAATAGTTTTGGCTGGTCCTACAGAGCAAGAGGATGCTGGCACGTTGAACAGCAAGGGTGGTGAATCCCCTAAAGACTTTGAGGTCTTGCCTCCCAAATCTGTCGCATTGCATCGAGTGCGATGGAACATGAACAAAGGTAGCGAAAGATGGCTGTGCTACGGAGGTGCTGCAGGCATCATTCGGTGTCAGAGGATCTAAAGACAAGGGCACATTTTGGCATGCTCCCCGTGAAACAGGATTATATGCTCACATCCTTAGTAACGGAGGGTAGGTTCTGTTGTATTCTTTCTGCTACTTTTAACCTGGTCACATAGGTTGGTTTTCTTGGTTGTGTCAAACTGTTCAATGTAATCATGCAACTATGCAAGAGAACCAACACAACAGATTTTCCTATCTTAGCTCGCGGGGGAGCTATATAGCTTAGAGTAGAAGCCACCGGTTCTGACTTCTGAATACATTGGGCCTGGTTTGAAATCCCGGTTCTGACACTAATACTAGTGCATGTGAACCATCTTTGAAATAAGCGAGTCTGACGCATTTCGGGAGGAAAAGAACATAGTGCTGATTATTTAGCGGTCTGATGGAATTTCATTTCTTGCTGATCGTTTAGCATTTTAGCGGTCTGATGGAATTTCATTTATTAGTGCTAGTGATTCTTGAGCTACACGGTGGGACGGTGTCTGGTTTCCTAGGAATTCTCAGTTTCACGTAGCTTTCTCATGGCTCTATTGAAAGTTCCAGGATTCTGAGCTTTTGTTATGCAGGCCCTGTCCTTCTGACTGGGGCATTTGAGAAGTCAAAAGCTCCTGCCAATTTGCTCAAAGAAATTTTTTCTGCACTTTAGGTAAAGTATCAGCATGCACAATCGTTTCAAAGTGAATCGAACAAGGCTGCAGAATAACTTGTAAACCCGAGACATCCATAAATCTACCAGTAATTCAACGAACTGTCAAATGTACAACCTTTTCAGGCTGCTAACAAGAGCTAACAACCTCAAGACTTGTTAACATCCCTCACATCAATGTTAGTATACGATCCTTCCGCTTCAGGGGGAAAAAGGTACAGGCCTTCTCAGTCGCTCCAGTTATCCTCATCAGCTGCAGAAAGCCCATGCCGCTTCTCATCATCTTCCTGCACAATTTTAGTAGTGTCAACAAATGAATTCGTCTAAGATAGCTTAAGCCATATTCTCAAAACCGTGAGAGAGTAGAGCTTGCCAGACAAACCCAACAAAAAGGGCTTGCAGGGCACCAAGTGACAGATGATATACCATTTCAGTAAAAGCTGGAGTTGATGGAGACCATACAAGAATTTGTCTATCATTGCTGCCAGTATAAAGTTCCTGCATTCCTGAACACTTAGAAACATAGTAGATATTGAAACATTCACCCCTAAAATATGATAATAAACAAGCAAACTTACTTGGTCCTGTTCACTATAGTAGCAGCAATTCACAAGTTCGTAGTGACCCCGGAATGTCCGAAATGTCGTACCAGACCATAAATTGTATGCCTAACCATATATATAACAGCAAAATGTGAACCTCAAGATTATTTGAGAGTTAAATTGACAAGCTAACAGACAGCAACACACCTTGATGCTTGCCATGCATGGCACAAATACAAGTGATGGATCCTCGGTGACTGCTAATTGCAATGGCTTGCCAGTCTGCAATCGCATAGCTTCAAAATTGACCAAAGTGTTGCATCCTGAATCGATGTCCCATAGTCTTAAACGAGAATCAGATCCTAAAGTAAAGGATAATCTTGTCTTAGTAGCAGCTTTTATACTGACAATATTAGTGCATAttaatccttataggtataatATGCCATGAGTGAAAAACGAAAAACAACAAACAACACTTCAAAAAAATTATAACTCAAGTTCACATACCTGAGCTGAGAAGGTACATCCCATCTTTAGTTGTTCGTAATCCAGTAACAGCACCATAATGAGATGTTGCACGGTTTTGACTGGATGATAAACCAGGATGCAATCTCTGTTGCATATGTCCATGTATCAGATTTTGACCTTTGCGCATTGTTGGTGAGTTCTTCTTAGAGTTTCCAGTCCTTTTCTGAGCTAAGCTCCTTGTGGAAGCTGAAGGTCCTATGGAATCAATGTGATCCTGCTTAAGATGAAAAATAAGTACATTGATGATTTAACCTTGCTTTTAATTATTTGGATTATCTCCAAGACCAGTACAGAACACATAGCAGTATTAGAGGCTTAGAGCACTAAGGCCCATCTATATACGCTGAAACTTGTACGCTATTGAATTCCAGTATAACGGACAGATTTGTAAAGGATGTAAACTACTATCTGAAGGTTCATATCAAAGCTCTAGAATTGTGGCCAGAAGATGGCAAGCAACTTTTTTTTAGCACTCTGGTCAGATTCTCTTGAGAAACATTACAAATAGAAGAGCAAACAATAACAATGGGGGAGAGTGAACATACATTCTCTGTTGTGCTTTTAAGAAGAGGAGACCTCCTTCCAAGCTGAGACTGTGATTGATCAAGAACACGAAAGCATCCAGCTCTCCTGATGTCCCAGAAACGTATTGCCCCGTCGCAGCCACCACTCATCAAAACCCACTCACTTGAGGCAGACCACTCCAAAGACATGATGCCATCTAAGATGATGGGCGGAGATAAGAAGGTACCATACAAGCAAA
Protein-coding sequences here:
- the LOC112892939 gene encoding WD repeat-containing protein ATCSA-1-like; translated protein: MWLEEVRGRERGELRARRFEAAARARRAASLALSNRKEFATPHHGAVNSLQVDLTEGRYLLSGASDGSAAVFDVWNATEYETGFIAKHRHILLVDKQHQNGHKFAISAAVWYPVDTGLFVTASFDQYVKVWDTNSTQVVMDFKMPGKVFTAAMSPIATTHMLIATGSADVQVRLCDIASGAFTHTLSGHRDGIMSLEWSASSEWVLMSGGCDGAIRFWDIRRAGCFRVLDQSQSQLGRRSPLLKSTTENDHIDSIGPSASTRSLAQKRTGNSKKNSPTMRKGQNLIHGHMQQRLHPGLSSSQNRATSHYGAVTGLRTTKDGMYLLSSGSDSRLRLWDIDSGCNTLVNFEAMRLQTGKPLQLAVTEDPSLVFVPCMASIKAYNLWSGTTFRTFRGHYELVNCCYYSEQDQELYTGSNDRQILVWSPSTPAFTEMEDDEKRHGLSAADEDNWSD